One Meleagris gallopavo isolate NT-WF06-2002-E0010 breed Aviagen turkey brand Nicholas breeding stock chromosome 11, Turkey_5.1, whole genome shotgun sequence genomic region harbors:
- the DUSP28 gene encoding dual specificity phosphatase 28 — VGKVTASLLISNARAACNAELLAREGVTFCVNVSRQQPFPSFQQARAMRVPVFDDPAEDLYRYFEQCGDAIEEAVGSGGKCLVYCKNGRSRSAAICTAYLMRHRHLPLQDAFEMVKAARPVAEPNPGFWSQLQRYEEDLKIPKQSDLLSKGLNSL; from the exons GTGGGCAAAGTCACCGCCTCGCTGCTCATCAGCAACGCCAGGGCGGCCTGCAACGCGGAGCTGCTCGCGCGAGAGGGGGTCACCTTCTGCGTGAACgtcagcaggcagcagcccttCCCCAGCTTCCAGCAGGCCCGAGCCATGCGCGTGCCCGTGTTCGACGACCCGGCTGAGGACCTGTACCGCTATTTTGAGCAGTGCGGCGATGCCATAGAAGAAGCTGTCGGGAGCGGCGGGAAGTGCTTGGTGTACTGCAAGAACGGGCGCAGCAGATCCGCCGCTATCTGTACGGCGTACCTGATGAGACACCGACACCTCCCGCTCCAGGACGCCTTTGAG aTGGTGAAGGCTGCCAGACCAGTAGCAGAACCCAACCCAGGGTTTTGGTCTCAGCTACAGAGATACGAAGAAGATCTGAAAATACCAAAGCAGTCTGATCTGCTGAGCAAAGGACTGAACTCACTTTAA
- the LOC100544298 gene encoding LOW QUALITY PROTEIN: claudin-15-like (The sequence of the model RefSeq protein was modified relative to this genomic sequence to represent the inferred CDS: deleted 1 base in 1 codon), giving the protein MSAALEIVGFLLCLVGWAFIGGTLPHSYWRVSSLHGSVITASTLYENLWKSCAEDSTGVSNCKQFGSLFALPVHVQACRALMIISILLGFVAAVVSLLGLKCTNVGLSDEDEKMKVAVTGGFLFILGGLCSMVAVSWYAAMITAQFFNPLYAGTKYELGDALYLGWAGSVLCMLGGIFLTCSCKGKEKQKYSANKYRYSAGQAAGQQQIYTTNAEMATSSKEYV; this is encoded by the exons ATGTCTGCTGCGCTGGAAATTGTTGGTTTCCTTTTGTGTTTGGTTGGATGGGCCTTTATTGGAGGTACCTTGCCACATAGTTACTGGAGAGTCTCCAGTTTACACGGCAGTGTGATCACAGCATCTACGTTGTATGAAAACCTGTGGAAGAGCTGCGCAGAAGACAGCACCGGAGTATCCAACTGCAAGCAGTTTGGCTCTCTGTTTGCTCTGCCTG TCCATGTTCAGGCA TGCCGTGCCTTGATGATCATTTCCATTCTTCTGGGATTCGTTGCTGCCGTGGTCTCACTGCTTGGTTTAAAGTGCACAAACGTTGGGCTGAGTGATGAGGATGAAAAAATGAAGGTTGCTGTCACGggaggatttctttttattttaggaG GTCTCTGTTCGATGGTGGCCGTTTCTTGGTATGCTGCAATGATTACTGCTCAGTTCTTTAACCCATTATATGCTGGAACCAA ATATGAACTGGGAGATGCTCTGTACTTAGGCTGGGCTGGATCTGTTCTTTGTATGCTTGGTGGGATCTTCCTAACCTGTTCAtgcaaagggaaggaaaaacagaaatacag TGCCAACAAATACAGGTATTCAGCAGGCCAGGCAGCTGGTCAGCAGCAAATTTACACCACGAATGCTGAGATGGCCACAAGTTCCAAGGAGTATGTCTAA
- the PARL gene encoding presenilins-associated rhomboid-like protein, mitochondrial — MRRIMFTYFTSDPSSKALCSPMLLSTFSHFSLFHMAANMYVLWSFSSSVVSLLGCEQFIAVYLSAGVISTFVSYVAKMATGKFEPSLGASGAIMTVLAAVCTKMPEAKLAIIFLPMFTFTAGNALKAIIAFDTAGLALGWRFFDHAAHLGGALFGMWYVTYGHELIWKNREPLVKAWHEMRTRNAGKGGGRSN; from the exons ATGCGACGGATTATGTTTACATATTTCACCTCAGATCCATCCTCCA AAGCCCTGTGTTCTCCCATGCTGCTCTCTACGTTTAGtcacttctctcttttccaCATGGCAGCAAATATGTATGTTTTATGGAGCTTTTCCAGCAGTGTTGTCTCTCTTCTGGGATGTGAGCAGTTCATTGCAGTGTATCTTTCCGCTG ggGTTATCTCCACTTTTGTCAGTTATGTTGCTAAAATGGCTACGGGGAAGTTTGAACCATCCCTTGGAGCT TCAGGAGCTATAATGACTGTCCTTGCAGCTGTCTGTACAAAGATGCCAGAAGCAAAATTAGCCATCATATTTCTTCCCATGTTCACGTTTACAGCAGGAAAC GCTTTAAAAGCCATAATTGCATTTGACACTGCAGGGCTTGCTCTGGGCTGGAGATTTTTTGACCATGCTGCACATCTAGGGGGAGCTCTATTCGGAAT GTGGTACGTGACTTACGGCCATGAGCTCATATGGAAGAACAGAGAGCCGCTGGTGAAAGCTTGGCACGAAATGAGGACAAGGAATGCAGGAAAAGGAGGTGGAAGATCTAACTGA